A genome region from Eremothecium cymbalariae DBVPG#7215 chromosome 4, complete sequence includes the following:
- the SAM4 gene encoding S-adenosylmethionine-homocysteine S-methyltransferase SAM4 (similar to Ashbya gossypii ABL125W) codes for MVRASVKQLLQSNPDQILIMDGGQGTELENRGINVANPVWSTIPFINDSFWSDRSSRDRQIVAGMFEEYIAAGANLLMTITYQSSFKSVSENTDIKTLEEYNQLLDRIVAFSRTCIGADNYLVGCIGSWGAHICAEFSGDYGEHPERIPYLDYFRPQLNNFNLQEDIDVIGFETIPNIHELTAILSWDESIIKKPFYIGMSVHEHGTLRDGTTMSQVAQLFRSLGKKLNPNFLALGINCCSFRYSHMILESLHEELPYIPLIAYPNSGELYDTVKKIWLKNENCIVTWDEIVKSYLQSGARIIGGCCRTTPNDIRQIVTAVKKYKP; via the coding sequence atGGTTCGTGCATCAGTTAAACAGTTACTGCAGTCAAATCCGGATCAGATTTTGATTATGGACGGTGGCCAAGGAACTGAATTGGAGAATAGAGGCATTAACGTGGCAAATCCTGTGTGGTCTACAATTCCATTTATTAACGATTCGTTCTGGTCTGACAGGTCTTCAAGAGATAGGCAGATTGTAGCTGGTATGTTTGAAGAGTACATTGCTGCTGGTGCAAACCTTCTAATGACAATCACCTACCAAAGTTCTTTCAAATCCGTCAGTGAAAACACGGATATAAAAACATTAGAAGAATACAATCAGCTGTTGGATCGCATTGTTGCTTTCAGCCGTACCTGCATTGGAGCAGATAATTACTTAGTCGGCTGTATTGGTTCCTGGGGTGCACATATATGTGCAGAATTCTCTGGTGACTATGGCGAACATCCAGAGCGTATTCCTTACTTGGATTACTTCAGACCTCAGCTGAATAATTTCAATCTCCAAGAAGACATCGATGTCATTGGGTTCGAGACAATCCCAAATATTCATGAGCTTACGGCCATTCTATCTTGGGATGAATCTATAATTAAGAAACCTTTTTATATTGGCATGTCTGTCCATGAACATGGAACCCTTCGCGATGGTACCACTATGTCACAGGTAGCACAGCTGTTCCGCTCTCTTggaaagaagttgaatCCAAATTTCTTAGCTTTGGGTATTAATTGCTGCAGCTTCCGCTACTCCCATATGATACTAGAATCCCTGCACGAAGAATTACCATACATCCCACTAATTGCATACCCAAATAGTGGAGAACTCTACGACACAGTGAAAAAGATTTGGctgaaaaatgaaaattgcATTGTTACTTGGGACGAAATTGTAAAATCATATCTTCAGAGTGGTGCAAGAATCATCGGAGGCTGCTGCAGGACCACACCGAATGATATAAGGCAAATTGTCACCGCAGTGAAGAAATACAAGCCTTGA
- the FCP1 gene encoding protein serine/threonine phosphatase (similar to Ashbya gossypii ABL127W), protein MSTPIRLPDNLPYPITVAQLAVSAGDMVERGQRLFAYKYWDFEQIVTSPGDESAGGKSKRQRIDLVGTFDSPVSGQVVSLNITLGDEFVNSQCTVAEIKQPCTHDVTYGGLCVQCGQTVEDEQTSGSLLDNQAKLTMSHTNMNIRISEKQAYTLEKSAQKQLREARKLVLVVDLDQTVIHCGVDPTIGEWSKDPDNPNYESLKDVRSFSLHEEPVLPPFYMGPKPPTRKCWYYVKLRPGLQDFFSNIAPHFELHIYTMATRTYALEIAKIIDPDGTLFGDRILSRDENGSLTQKSLERLFPMDQSMVVIIDDRGDVWNWCENLIKVVPYDFFVGIGDINSNFLPRQQNSMLHLGRRNRKKLKQDEELLTDILDTEKKLKVKISEEVKRQEEEMQKLSEEKIPDHTTSKEDIAKKLEHNASLEVQQQNRPLAELQKHLHNERLLIDDDDELPHLTDILLRVHSAYYDQLEKNKHGATELSPDIKHLIPSLKEIVFKGCNFVFSGLIPLHTNIDRADIVLWTNTFGAKTTINIDYNTTHLITKTPGTMKARLASSFNRDIKIVHPDWIFECIVNWKRVDEKPYELIVEEPVSKEYLENFKKELEETEKSKNSVDANISSQKYETFNDAMILLGGSDSWLDNDDEMDEFLNDSDSEDHRNEGENGGDKSTTNSHESVNNIQHNKLTENLKNQHIQQNQKPLSRTVMETKDKRPLDEHVGSDEAPKVKRQHISESSIDWEEEDDLEAELLHELEQ, encoded by the coding sequence ATGTCTACCCCAATTCGACTCCCAGATAACTTGCCCTACCCTATTACTGTAGCGCAGTTGGCCGTATCAGCAGGAGATATGGTGGAGAGGGGACAAAGACTATTTGCTTATAAGTATTGGGATTTTGAGCAAATTGTGACTTCTCCAGGAGATGAGTCTGCTGGAGGGAAGTCTAAAAGGCAAAGGATAGATTTAGTTGGGACTTTTGATTCTCCAGTATCTGGGCAGGTGGTATCGTTGAATATTACGCTTGGTGACGAATTTGTTAATAGTCAGTGTACGGTTGCTGAAATCAAACAACCATGTACACATGATGTTACGTATGGTGGGCTCTGTGTTCAGTGTGGTCAGACTGTGGAGGATGAGCAGACTTCGGGTAGTCTTTTGGATAACCAGGCTAAGTTAACAATGTCGCATACGAATATGAACATTCGAATTTCTGAGAAGCAAGCATATACATTGGAAAAAAGTGCTCAGAAGCAGTTACGGGAGGCGAGGAAGCTGGTTTTGGTTGTAGATTTAGATCAGACTGTTATACACTGTGGTGTGGATCCAACAATTGGCGAATGGTCGAAAGATCCGGATAATCCAAATTACGAGTCTCTGAAGGATGTTAGGTCGTTTTCGCTCCATGAGGAGCCAGTTTTACCGCCGTTCTATATGGGTCCAAAACCACCTACAAGAAAATGCTGGTATTATGTAAAACTGAGACCTGGATTGCaggattttttttcaaatatagcACCACATTTTGAACTGCATATTTATACTATGGCAACCAGAACCTATGCCTTAGAGATTGCGAAGATTATTGACCCTGATGGCACATTATTTGGTGACAGGATTTTATCTCGTGACGAAAATGGTTCTTTGACCCAAAAGTCACTTGAACGGCTATTTCCTATGGACCAGTCAATGGTAGTGATTATTGACGATAGAGGAGATGTCTGGAACTGGTGTGAGAACCTGATCAAGGTTGTCCCATATGACTTCtttgttggaattggtGATATAAATTCTAATTTTTTACCGAGACAACAAAACTCAATGCTACACCTAGGTAGAAGGAATCGTAAAAAGCTAAAGCAGGACGAAGAGTTGCTTACCGATATTCTTGATACggagaagaagttgaaggtgAAGATTTCTGAAGAGGTAAAGAggcaagaagaagaaatgCAAAAATTAAGCGAAGAGAAAATCCCTGATCATACCACTAGTAAAGAAGATATCGCGAAGAAACTGGAGCATAATGCATCATTAGAAGTTCAGCAACAAAATAGACCGTTGGCTGAGTTACAGAAGCATTTGCATAATGAACGTTTGTTGAttgacgatgatgatgaactgCCTCACTTGACAGATATTTTGCTTAGAGTCCATAGTGCATATTATGATCAGTTGGAAAAAAATAAGCATGGAGCTACTGAGCTCTCTCCCGATATTAAACACTTGATCCCTAGTTTAAAGGAAATTGTTTTCAAGGGCTGTAATTTCGTTTTCTCTGGTTTAATTCCCTTACATACAAATATTGACAGAGCTGACATTGTTTTATGGACAAATACCTTTGGTGCGAAAACTACTATAAATATTGACTATAATACTACACATCTGATTACCAAAACCCCAGGGACTATGAAAGCTAGACTAGCAAGTAGTTTTAATCGCGACATTAAAATTGTCCATCCTGATTGGATCTTTGAGTGTATAGTGAACTGGAAAAGAGTTGATGAAAAGCCATATGAATTAATTGTCGAGGAACCTGTTAGTAAAGAATATTTagaaaatttcaaaaaagaattagaGGAAACAGAAAAGTCTAAAAATTCTGTTGATGCCAACATATCGTCTCAGAAGTATGAAACATTCAATGATGCGATGATACTGCTTGGTGGTAGCGATTCATGGTTGGATAACGATGATGAGATGGAcgagtttttgaatgacAGCGATAGTGAGGACCACAGGAACGAAGGAGAGAATGGTGGTGATAAAAGTACAACAAATAGTCATGAGagtgttaataatattcaGCATAATAAGCTGActgaaaatttgaagaatcaacatattcaacaaaaccaaaaaccaTTAAGTCGTACTGTAATGGAAACAAAAGATAAGCGACCATTGGACGAGCATGTGGGTTCTGATGAGGCGCCAAAAGTTAAACGCCAACATATCTCAGAATCCTCTATTGATTgggaagaggaagatgatCTTGAAGCTGAATTATTGCATGAACTTGAGCAATAG
- the PRM15 gene encoding phosphoribomutase PRM15 (similar to Ashbya gossypii ABL126W): MPKTQVRDMNELIPDDLRDKIDKWFKYDKNPQTTAEIRSLVDSQNWNELRGRLCQRISFGTAGLRARMEAGFARMNTLTVIQASQGLATYIKSQFPNNLKVVVGHDHRYNSKSFAEVAIAAFLQLGFEVYYLNYVPSNKDVESYVHTPMVPFTVSNIEGGASCGIMITASHNPKMDNGYKVYYSNGCQITPPHDKKIASEIDANLVPWDQAWDAQKLIEDARNNNRLHDVKQELIKNYVQRIQSSLVTTNSLADCGKNWFVYTPMHGVGYEIFNNIVTNTLHLKEDEHYLVVGAQKFPDPEFTTVSFPNPEEEGALNLAIELAARSGAELVLANDPDADRFSAAVKDGNKWKQLTGNQLGYLFAVGQLEKFSNQNENKKPLAMLGSTVSSQMIAKMADVEGFTFVETLTGFKWLANRAIDLENDGFYVPFAYEEAIGYMFSSVTHDKDGVSAATEFLQMAARWKKEGKTPLDVLNAGYEKYGNFVEYNGYYSVQDLSIIGDVFKYIRNACNGNDVPYPSTIGNEFAVASFRDLTVGYQSDTGNHIPNLPVSPGSHMITCVLKPLIKETAQTSSDYVRFTIRGSGTEPKLKVYIESNALDKEYATKLAKLTWDVLKREWFRPEVTGLQTKF; this comes from the coding sequence ATGCCCAAGACACAAGTTCGAGATATGAATGAACTTATTCCTGATGACTTACGTGATAAGATAGATAAGTGGTTTAAATATGATAAGAACCCTCAAACAACAGCTGAAATACGGTCTCTTGTCGATTCACAGAATTGGAATGAATTAAGAGGAAGACTATGTCAAAGAATTAGCTTTGGTACTGCAGGATTAAGGGCTCGAATGGAAGCAGGATTTGCTAGAATGAACACTTTGACTGTGATTCAAGCTTCTCAAGGGTTAGCTACGTATATAAAAAGTCAATTTCCAAATAACTTGAAAGTTGTGGTGGGTCACGACCATAGGTATAACTCCAAATCATTTGCAGAGGTGGCAATTGCAGCATTTCTGCAGTTGGGATTTGAAGTCTACTATTTGAATTATGTTCCATCCAATAAGGATGTTGAGAGTTATGTTCATACGCCTATGGTTCCTTTCACTGTATCTAACATTGAAGGAGGTGCATCATGTGGGATCATGATAACTGCAAGCCACAACCCAAAAATGGACAATGGCTACAAGGTATATTATTCCAATGGTTGTCAAATCACTCCACCTCATGATAAGAAAATTGCTTCTGAAATAGACGCAAATTTGGTTCCATGGGATCAAGCTTGGGATGCGCAAAAGCTAATTGAAGATGccagaaacaacaacaggtTGCATGATGTGAAGCAGGAGCTGATTAAAAACTATGttcaaagaattcaatCATCTTTGGTCACAACCAACTCTCTTGCAGACTGTGGAAAGAATTGGTTTGTATACACTCCAATGCATGGGGTAGGTTATGAgatcttcaataatatcGTAACCAACACCCTTCACTTGAAGGAAGATGAACACTACTTAGTGGTGGGAGCTCAGAAGTTTCCAGATCCAGAATTCACAACTGTTTCATTTCCAAatccagaagaagaaggtgCACTTAACCTCGCTATTGAATTGGCTGCGAGAAGTGGCGCAGAACTAGTACTTGCAAACGATCCAGACGCAGATAGATTTTCTGCAGCAGTGAAGGATGGTAACAAGTGGAAGCAGTTAACTGGGAATCAGCTTGGTTATTTGTTTGCAGTTGGTCAGCtagaaaagttttcaaaccaaaatgaaaataaaaagccGTTGGCTATGCTAGGATCCACTGTTTCATCGCAGATGATCGCAAAAATGGCTGATGTTGAAGGCTTCACCTTTGTCGAAACGTTGACAGGCTTTAAATGGTTGGCTAACCGCGCAATCGATCTCGAAAATGATGGATTTTACGTGCCATTTGCCTATGAGGAAGCTATAGGCTATATGTTCAGTTCTGTTACACACGATAAAGACGGTGTTAGTGCTGCGACTGAATTTTTGCAAATGGCTGCCAGGTGGAAGAAAGAAGGCAAAACACCATTAGACGTGCTCAATGCAGGATATGAAAAATATGGgaattttgttgaatataaCGGCTACTATTCTGTGCAAGATTTGTCTATCATCGGCGATGTATTCAAATACATTAGGAATGCATGTAATGGGAACGATGTACCTTATCCCTCCACAATTGGAAATGAGTTTGCTGTTGCCTCTTTTAGAGATTTGACAGTTGGGTACCAATCTGACACTGGAAATCATATACCAAATTTGCCAGTCAGCCCTGGTTCACATATGATAACATGCGTGTTAAAGCCTCTTATTAAGGAGACTGCTCAGACATCTTCGGATTATGTAAGGTTTACCATTCGTGGTTCAGGTACAGAGCCGAAGCTCAAAGTATACATTGAGAGTAACGCCTTAGATAAGGAATATGCAACGAAACTGGCAAAATTAACCTGGGACGTTTTAAAACGTGAATGGTTCAGACCTGAAGTTACAGGTCTTCAAACCAAATTCTGA
- the TAF8 gene encoding Taf8p (similar to Ashbya gossypii ABL128W): MTTDIKSSDGSTEGAKEFIQLKKLPGLQEVAKHNPMQILLSQSVALQLKTMKSDFSITELGFNNMMQFIEMQMNDMFQILHRFANIQRRNEISIKDLKLFLKGTGIEVQSLYDEFEKSRYIKKTYEAEFKNIERQSLDLVEKWQKPLRDEELLSSNHAEFFFKDVDILNLVPPTNINNSYVPTWLPEFPPDHTYKFTAIYNKPISDERQMKRMLFEEGKLSEKALLNMLGSAQAKMLKVEDEETIAQTYKESQEETQLIYGVEKQRPRRENAYVGGNSTNNDDLPLNSSHSKGFNIQEYARSRIGLARRKVEEFENHKLQAQKNPFIRASSICSPYGNAQKTTRKAAEREFNILLRRSYVGVLKSIPKLRQLKANEMAAAIERERIKQKEREMELEKKHLQQGVVDLNALHEDALLADLDSTDSEDDEPMMGSKKQELGFSEIANPLQAKKILAQDSTLNVSSDIESTSSARPSSKPPQQQPLQDVTTPPASENTTSPHHSAIHLTPTGPLIGSTPFVPH, translated from the coding sequence ATGACAACTGACATTAAAAGTTCAGATGGTAGTACGGAGGGTGCTAAAGAGTTCATccaattgaagaaacttCCCGGTCTTCAAGAAGTAGCAAAACATAATCCAATGCAGATACTACTCTCACAATCGGTAGCTTTACAGTTAAAAACGATGAAATctgatttttcaattacGGAGTTAGGGTTCAACAATATGATGCAGTTTATTGAGATGCAGATGAATGATATGTTCCAAATTTTGCATCGGTTTGCAAACATACAACGCAGAAATGAAATATCTATAAAGGATTTGAAgttatttttgaagggTACTGGAATTGAGGTGCAATCACTGTATGATGAGTTTGAGAAGTCGagatatataaaaaagacGTATGAAGctgaattcaaaaatatagaaCGACAAAGTTTGGACTTGGTTGAGAAATGGCAGAAACCACTGAGGGATGAGGAACTACTTTCGAGTAACCATGCagaatttttctttaagGATGTAGATATTTTGAACTTAGTGCCCCCAAccaatattaataatagttATGTTCCTACTTGGCTTCCTGAGTTCCCTCCCGATCACACGTATAAGTTTACTGCTATATACAACAAACCGATATCAGACGAGCGACAGATGAAACGTATGCTTTTTGAAGAAGGGAAATTATCAGAGAAAGCGCTATTGAATATGCTGGGCAGTGCTCAAGCAAAGATGCTTAAGGTGGAGGATGAGGAGACCATTGCGCAGACGTATAAGGAAAGTCAGGAGGAGACACAGCTGATATACGGAGTAGAGAAGCAGCGGCCGCGTCGTGAAAATGCTTACGTCGGGGGGAATAGCACTAACAATGACGACCTCCCATTAAATTCGTCACACTCAAAGGGATTTAATATTCAAGAGTATGCTCGTTCTAGAATAGGTCTGGCAAGGCGAAAAGTagaagagtttgaaaaCCATAAGTTACAGGCacaaaaaaatccattTATAAGAGCGTCAAGTATATGTTCGCCCTATGGTAATGCCCAAAAGACCACACGTAAGGCTGCAGAACGAGAGTTTAATATCCTCCTTCGGCGCAGTTATGTCGGAGTGCTAAAGTCAATCCCAAAACTAAGACAACTCAAAGCAAATGAAATGGCCGCTGCAATTGAACGGGAACGCATAAAGCAAAAAGAACGGGAGATGGAACTCGAGAAAAAACATCTCCAACAGGGCGTTGTAGATTTGAATGCATTGCATGAAGATGCACTGCTTGCTGATCTTGACTCAACTGACAGCGAAGACGATGAACCGATGATGGGCTCCAAAAAACAAGAACTAGGATTTTCTGAAATTGCAAATCCCCTGCAAGCAAAAAAGATTCTGGCCCAGGATTCAACCCTCAATGTATCCTCCGACATTGAATCGACATCATCTGCTCGACCCAGTTCAAAACcgccgcagcagcagcccTTGCAAGACGTAACCACCCCTCCTGCTAGCGAAAACACCACCTCACCCCACCACTCTGCAATCCACCTAACACCAACTGGCCCTCTGATTGGTTCCACACCATTCGTACCCCACTGA